The nucleotide sequence CTTCACAAGACAAAGAAAATTCCAGGcaggagagagagcattttcaaGTAATGAATGCAATAAAGGTTTATGTGAAGAGGAAGTTATTTCAGGAGACACAAAAAATCTTACTGGTGCGAGACGGTTGTCTTGTGTTCGGTCTGAAAAAAGCTTCTGTGGGAAGGCAGTTGACTCAGAACAGAAGAAAATCCCCAAAGTAGAAAGTCAATTTATATGCACGGAGTGTGGaaaaagcttcagtcagaagtGCAAACTCAtaatccaccagagaatccacactggagaaaaaCCCTTTaactgtactgaatgtggtaaaagattCCGTCAGAAGATATCTCTCAaattgcatcagaaaatccacactggagaaaaaccatttaaatgtactgaatgtggcagAAGCTTCAGTAACAAGGCATGTCTTAGAcggcatcagagaatccatactggagaaaaaccatttaaatgtactgaatgtggcaaACACTTCAGTGACAAGACATGTCTCAGAcggcatcagagaatccatactggagaaaaaccatttaaatgtattgaatgtggtaaaggcttcTCTCGGAAGGAGCATTTCATATTGCATCAGAGAGtacatactggagaaaaaccatttaaatgtactgaatgtgacaAATGTTTCAGTGACAAGGCATGTCTTAGACTGCATCAGAgagtccatactggagaaaaaccatttacttGTACTGAGTGTTGGAAAAGCTTCAGTTACAAGGCATGTCTCAGgcagcatcagagaatccatactggagaaaaaccatttaaatgtactgaatgtggcaaAAGCTTCAGTGACAAGGCATGTCTCAGACTGCATCAGAgagtccatactggagaaaaaccatttaaatgtactgaatgtggtaaaggcttcTCGCGGAAGGCACATTTCATATTGCATCAGAgagtccatactggagaaaaaccatttaaatgtactgaatgtggtaaaggcttcTCTCAGAAGGTGCATTTCATATTGCATCATAgagtccatactggagaaaaaccatttaaatgtactgaatgtgttaAAGGCTTCTCTCAGAAGGAGCATTTCATATTGCATCAGAgagtccatactggagaaaaaccatttacttGTACTGAATGTGGCAAATGTTTCAGTTTCAAGCCATATCTCAGACGGCATCAGAAAAtgcatactggagaaaaaccatttaaatgtactgaatgtggcaaAAGCTTCTCTCGGAAGGCATCTCTTACATCGCATCAGAGAGTCCATAGtggagaaatggagaaattacttacctgataatttcattttccttagtgtagacagatggactcaagaccaatgggtatagtgtactcgtgctagcagttggagacggatcagatttcaatctgacgtcagtccccagaacatatactcctgcaggaagtgcagatcctcagtattcttccttgcaaagcattatggatatatgtgtgactgaccgatttaTTAACTTAATGTGATTAATTCTGATAACTTTGTTGTAACGTTAAATTTTGATTAACTTGAAgtggttgactatagctggagaccgccagtgacCTCAACCGGAAAgagtcgacacccggcagggtggatgccctatgtaaaggaaaacatggcttaccttgattcGATGAACAACCATGTataacggcagccgagggtgagctactgagtccatctgtctacactaatgaaaatgaaattatcaggtaagtaatttctccatttcctagcgtgtagcagatggactcaggaccaatgggatgtataaaagctactcccgaactgggtgggaggctgcccgtggtccgcTTAGGATTGCtattgcaaatgctgtgtcctcccgagcctgaacatccagccgatagaatctggagaaggtatggatggaggaccacgttgccgctctgcagatctcggcaggtgacagcattctagtttctgcccaggaaaccgcctgggctctggtggaatgggccttgacctgtagaggtggtggttttcccgcttctacataggccgccttgatgacttctttgatccagcgggcaatggttgccggtgaggctgcttccccttgcttcttcccgctgtgaaggatgaacaggtggtccgtctttcgtactggttctgacatttccagatatctggataggagtctgccgatgtcgagatggcgtagcaaccGGGCCTCTTCCGACGTCTTCAAACCTTCCGTCGTCGGtaatgagatggtttggttgaggtggaagagtgagaccactttggggagaaaggaggggaccgtgcgtagttggatgatccccggggtgattctgagaaaaggctcacggcaggacagtgcttgtagctctgaaatgcggcgggctgaacacacgGCCAGTAGGAACACCAACTTTAGGGTTAGtagacggagagacaggcctcggaggggtctgaaggcggatcccgctaggaattccaagacgaggttgatgttccacaggggcaccggccactttagtggtgggcaaatgtgtttgacccctttcaggaatcgTGATATATCTGGGTGCgcggctatgctgtcgccctcgctcctGGGGCCATAGCATGACAGTGCTGCTACCTGTACCGTGattgagttgagggacagtcccttctgtagtccattctgtaagaattccaggatcacgggaactttagaggagtgtggtttgatgttgtgatcttcgcaccaggcctcaaatactctccagatctttatatatgttagagatgtggagaacttgcgtgctcggggagagtatctattactgcccccgtgtatcccctctttctcagtcgggccctctcaatggccaaaccgtaagagagaattgagctggatcctcgtggaggatggggccttgtagtagtaggtccctgtgtggaggcaggggtagagggttccctgccagtagtcttctcatgtctgcgtaccagggtcttctcggccagtccggggccaccagaagaactagacctctgtgtTGCTGAaccttgtgaatgattgcgcccagcaagggccatgggggaaaggcgtatagtagagtccccggtggccaggtctgtaccagggcgtcgatcccctgagagtgcggatctcgcctgcgactgaagtatctgggtacttgagcattggatctgtttgctagaagatccatgtctggagtcccccaccgattcactatcatcttgaaggctgtggatgacagcttccattctcccgggtgtagactttccctgctgaggaagtctgccgtggtgttgtccttcccagcgatgtggatggcagagatgtcctggagatttgcttccgcccaggacatcaggggggctatttccaaggatacctgttggcttctggttccgccatGCCggctgatgtaggccaccgtggtggcgttgt is from Rhinatrema bivittatum chromosome 2, aRhiBiv1.1, whole genome shotgun sequence and encodes:
- the LOC115085982 gene encoding zinc finger protein 260-like — encoded protein: MAAKRKTADLKQFSFTKVPPELTDVPADRPEQAAVDGTAKEEEGKKSFHCDTCGKNFNRKCHFVLHQRSHPGEKLFPCKQRLTLKLHQRIHTEGSTFTCIECKKTFSCRESLVIHQRTHTGKRPSHCPQDGESYSSEFSSLHHQKMETEERTFSCSESGENILQPKDLIINQEIERELLFISTDGDRNFNQKGNFTRQRKFQAGERAFSSNECNKGLCEEEVISGDTKNLTGARRLSCVRSEKSFCGKAVDSEQKKIPKVESQFICTECGKSFSQKCKLIIHQRIHTGEKPFNCTECGKRFRQKISLKLHQKIHTGEKPFKCTECGRSFSNKACLRRHQRIHTGEKPFKCTECGKHFSDKTCLRRHQRIHTGEKPFKCIECGKGFSRKEHFILHQRVHTGEKPFKCTECDKCFSDKACLRLHQRVHTGEKPFTCTECWKSFSYKACLRQHQRIHTGEKPFKCTECGKSFSDKACLRLHQRVHTGEKPFKCTECGKGFSRKAHFILHQRVHTGEKPFKCTECGKGFSQKVHFILHHRVHTGEKPFKCTECVKGFSQKEHFILHQRVHTGEKPFTCTECGKCFSFKPYLRRHQKMHTGEKPFKCTECGKSFSRKASLTSHQRVHTGEKPFKCTECGKSFYRKVHLLFHQRIHTGEKPFKCTECGKSFSQKIHVMQYQKIHTGGKPS